The Methanosarcina acetivorans C2A genome includes the window TTGCCGTAAATCTCCGCCTCTATGTCTGGTTTAAGGATAGGAGTGATGCCTACAGTTCAGGGTGCGAGATCAGAGAAGCAATAAAGAAACGCTTTGACAGCGAAGGCATCGAAATTCCATTCCCCTACAGGACTATCGTGTACAAGACCGATATCGAAAGAGAGAAGGCTCCTGGAAAAGCTGCTACGGCGGGAGATAGTAAAGTTTCATATGCTCCACGAAGCAGGTTAACTGATATTGGTGACAAATTAGAGGATGAAAATGGTCAATAAGACTGAACCGGTTCAATAAGACTGAATCGGTTCAATAAAACTGAAACAGGCCCGGGGCCAGTATCAAAGGGTAGATTCAGGGTTAAAAAAGGCAGCAGCAGGGTAAGAAAGAGGTCGGTCAAAAGCCGATCAAAGGTTGATTTAAAAAAATTAAATGATGAAAGGAATTTAAAGTTCCCTTTCATCGATCACTCTTTTTGTCTTTTTCATGCTTCTTGGAAGTTCTCCGATTATTACGCCTACAATATCCACGGTAACCCCGATAAAGTCCTTGAAGGCTTTTCCCAAAGCTTTTTCGGTTTTTGCTTTTATTTCAGGGTCTTCGGCTCCTTCAATTTCAACCCTGAAGGTCATGCTGTCCCTGCCGTCTTTGCGGGTAAGGAGGATCTGGTACTCACTGCTGACACCTGGGACCCTGTGGATGATGTCCTCGATCTGGCCGGGGTAGATATTTACGGCTTTGAACTTTATGCGGTCGTCCGACCGTCCTAAAATCCGGTCAATTCTCGGGAAGGGGCAGCCGCATTTACAGAGCCCTGGGATTATTCGGGTCAGGTCTCTTGTCCTGTAGCGGATCAGGGGAGCTCCTTCCTTTGTTAGGGTGGTAATTACAAGCTCTCCGAGGGTGCCGTCCGGCAGCTGTTCGCAGGTGATGGGGTCGATGATCTCAAAAAGCAGGTGGTCAGACCAGTAGTGCATCCCTTCGTGGTAGGAGCAGTCAAGGGCAATTCCGGGCCCGTAGATTTCGGTCAGCCCGTAGATGTCAAAGGTCTCGACCCCTAGTTCTGTTTCGATCCGGCTACGCATCTTTCCGCTCCAGCGCTCGGACCCGATAACCCCTACCTTGAGGTGGATCCGGTCTTTCAAGCCGCGCTTTTCAATCTCTTCGGCAAGCAAAAGCGCGTACGAAGAGGTACTTGCAAGTGCTGTGGACTTGAGGTCAACAAACATTTCAAGTTGTTTCTCAGTATTTCCAGGGCCTGTAGGGATTGCCATTGCTCCGAGACGCTCGGCTCCTAGCTGGAACCCTATCCCTGCAGTCCAGAGTCCGTATCCGGGAGTTATCTGGATCCTATCCTGGTTGGTGAGCCCTGCCAGCATGTAGCAGCGCATCATCTGCTCGGCCCAGACATCGACGTCTTTCCTGGTATAGGGGATAATGACAGGTTTGCCGGTTGTCCCTGAAGACGAGTGGATCCTTACGACTTCGGAATCCGGAACTGCCTGAAGCCCGAGGGGATAAGCGTCCCTCAGTTCCTCTTTGTGGGTAAAAGGCAGGAGTTTGAGGTCCTCAAGCGACTGGATTTTCTCGATATCCACGTTTGCTTCTTTGAACTTTTTCTGGTAAAAGGGACTGCCTTCAACCGCCCGTTTAAGCAGGCTTTTCAGTTTTGCAAGGGTATCTTCTTCAGAGATTTTGGGATGGTAGAGCTGGACTTCCGGGTCGAGCTCAGAATCCAAAGATGCTTCATACATTTGATTTCACCTTCTGTTCCCTATCAGGGTGCCTGGCTTAATTTTTTCAATCGCACCTTCAAACGCAGCCCTGTTTACAGCCCTGTGTTTTTCAGGAATTTCGGTTTCAAGTACCGAGAGAATGGTTTCCTTTGAAAATGGAAGCATTCCTGCACCTGCAGCCGCTCCCAGCATTGCGACATTGGCTGCCCTGTATGTGCCTGCCTCTTCTGCAAGCCGGGTAAAATCAAGGCAGAGCATGTCCGGAATGAGGGCTTTCAGAAAGGCCAGCAAAGCTTCGGGGGCATATTCGGGACTTCCCGGAGGTTTTGATGCAGGAGCTATGGCATGAGAATTTGACAGGATTTTTCCACCCTTTTTCAGGAAAGGCAGGTTTCTTACGGTTTCTGCAGGTTCGAGCCCTATGAGCAGGTCGGCCTGCCCTGCAGGAATAAGGGAGCCTGAGATCTCGTCTCCGATCCTTATATGGCTGCTTACCGATCCTTCCCTCTGGGACATGCCTATGGTTTCGGCAGTACTCACCCTGAACCCGGCTTTCATTGCAGCAAGTGCAAGCATGCGGGAAGCAAGCACAACACCCTGTCCTCCGACGCCTGCAATCAGGATGTCGTATTTCATTTCTTCACCCCATCTTCGCTTATGGATTCCGAAGGACAGATCTGGGCACAGAGCCCGCAGCCGTTGCAGCTGTCCAGGATGAAGGGTTTTTCTTCTCCCGGAGGGAGGAATATTGCAGGGCAGCCCAGCTGCTTTATGCAGAACCCGCAGCCTGTGCAGCTTTCAGTATCGATTGTAAGTTTTATCCCGGATTTTGTAATCCCGACACAGTTTCCTTTGAACACGATCGCAGAAGGCCCTTTGAATTCCATGGCTTCCTTTGCTGCCTCAATGCAGCCTTCAAGGTTGACTGTTTCCACGGTCCTTACAGAGCCGATCCCACAGCTCCGGATCACCCCGGCAATGTCGATGGCTTTAGAAGGGTTCCCGAGGACGGTAACCCCGATCCCCGGATGAGGCTGGTGTCCTGTCATGGCTGTTGTCCGGTTGTCAAGGACGGCAAGGGTAACATCGGCTCCGTTGTAGACTGCATTTATCACAGCCGGAATGCCTGAATGGAAAAAAGTCGAATCCCCTATGAAAGCTACCTGTTTCACCTCAGAGTTCGTGCGGGAAAGCCCTCCTGCAATGCTCATTCCTGCCCCCATGCAGAGGCAGGTCTCAACCATGTTGAGAGGGAAGGCGTTTCCAAGGGTATAACAGCCGATATCCCCGGAAAAAATAGTCTCGACCTGAGAATCCTTTTTAAGCTGCTTTGCAGCCTGTTTGAAAGCGTAAAAAACAGTCCTGTGCATGCAGCCCGCACAGAGGGTTGGAGCCCGAACCGGTAGGGGCGGGAGCTCTTCCCTTAAAACGGCAGGAGAAGCATGGGAGAGGCGGGAAGGCTCTCCGAGCTTGGAAAGCACTTTGTTGATGCCATCAATAACGATGTCCACATTGTATTCCCCCCCCACCGGGAAAAATCCGTTCTTTTTTCCGTAAACGTCAACCGGCAGGTGAGCTTTTCCTATAAGCTGGAGGGCCTGTTCTTCGAGGTAAGGGTCAAGTTCTTCGACCACGATCAGTTTTTCGACCCCTTTTAAGAAGGAAAGAGCTGCCTGTTCGGGGAATGGGTGCACTGTCCCGACTCTGAAAAGGGTGAAAAGCCCTTCAAAACCCTTTACAGCCTCTTTTACGTAGAGGGCTGAAACCCCCGAGGCTATTATCCCTATTTTCCCGCTTCCCGAAACGGAATTGTACGGAAGTTCCGAAAAGCGCTCGGAAAGCTGCACCTGTACGTTTTCAAGCCAGGGGTGCCGCTCTGTAGTAAGCCTCGGAAAAATCGTCCAGCGCCTGTCCTTTACAAAGCCCTCGCAGGAAGCTTCGACCGGGGCAGGTTCTGCAACTGCAAGTTCGACGTCCTCGCAGCTGTGAGAGACCCGTGTAGTGGTCCTGAGTATGACAGGAACTTCGAATTCATGCGAAAGCTCAAAAGCCAGCTTTGTAAGCTCATACGCTTCCTGCGGGTTTGCAGGGTCAAGAACAGGGATGTTTGCAAAATGCCCGAAAACCCTCGTATCCTGCTCGGTCTGCGAGGAATGAGGCCCAGGATCGTCTGCAACAAGCAGGACAAGAGCCCCCTTTACCCCGATGTAGCTCAGGCTCATCAGGGGGTCGGATGCGACATTTAACCCGACCTGCTTCATGGTCACAAGCGCCTTTGCCCCGGAATAAGCCGCTCCCACAGCCGTTTCAAGCGCAACCTTTTCGTTGCTCGACCACTCGGTATAAATCCCGCACCTGTCCGCATACCGGACAACTGTCTCCAGAGCTTCGGTAGAGGGTGTCCCCGGATACCCCGTAACTACCTGTACGCCGGCTTCTATTGCTCCAAGTGCAATGGCTTCATTACCCATTAACAGTTTTTTCTCAGTCAAATAAACTCATCTCGGATCGCGGGTAATACATTAATGAACTGGATAAAGTTTGACAAGCCTCAAAGGAAATAAAATGAGGTTGAAAACAAACCTGAGTTCCCAAAGAATCTGATAAAATTGTTTTGAGAACCCGAGAAAATACATCAGGATATTTCGCCGTATTTTTACGTTATTGATATGCGACGCACATCTATGTACAATGTTGCCCGGAAGAAGAACGTAAAATTTGAATATAAAGTTTTTGTTTTTGAGAGTTTGTAAAATCGATCTAGATTACCTGACCTGCGAAACAAAGAAAATGAATAGGATCACCTGAAAAGGTTTCAAACAAATTAAAAAAGAAAATAAAATACAGGATAAGAGCTCGCTAATGCCTTGAAGTTCCGTATCTAAGAGTTTAATGTTGGTGAATGAACTATTGACTGTATGCTTCAAACAGACCCCAGTAACTGGCTGGAAAAAGCTTCGTTATCCTGGTGTAATGCTACATCCAACCGTTTTCTACTATTTCGTAGAAGTCCAATAAATTAATGTTTAACTGGGAATCGACCTCTGGATAAATTGTGAAAATATTGATTTTAATTAGAAAAGTGGACTTCAGTTGATTATGGTTAACTATTTATAACCTAACAAAATTATAATTCAGTAGTTTTTATATTATTAATTTTAATTTATTTGGGGTATATTTTCTCGTTCAATGAGTTAATTCGAATAACGGGGGGAAGTTATGAAAATAAAAGTAATAGTTTATTTGCTAGCGATATGCATAATTTTTTCTGCTGTACCTGTACAGGCACAAACTAACACGATCGAGAATACGAATAATACATATCTGACCGTGACCGAAGATACGGATAAAACCTTCATGTGTAACATAACCGGAAACGCATTTGTGGTCGGTACGTCGGGCAATATAACTGAAAACATGACTGAAAATGTGACTGATAACCAGACTGAAAATACAATAAGAAACCCTATCGAAACCCAAACTTCAAACGCTACCGGAAAAACGGAAAACGTGACCAACCTCATGACATGTAATGTAACCGGAAAGTTAGCTATAATCAAAGATATGCTCAACATGACAGAAAACGTGGTTATGCTAGGGAAAATAGATGATATGCCTGGAAAAGTGGTCATAATCGGAAAAATGGACAAAACTGAGGCCGACGAAAAAGTTGTCAACATTACCGGAATGGAAGGAAAAGTAGACTACATGACTGTGCTCATGAAAGGAAACATGAACGGAACCATAAAATGCAATATGACAGAAAATGTGGCCAGCATGACAGAGAACACGAGCAGCATGACTGTGCTCATGAAGGGAAATATGACTGGGATCATAACAGGTGATCTGAATAAAAAAGTGATCAAAATCAAGAACAGTGGTAATACGGCTGGAACGACCGAAAACATGATCGATATGACCAAAATGGTCGGAAACATGAGTGCAACAGCCGAACCAATGAAATATAATATTACTGGAAACATGATTTTAATCAAAAATACGAATAATATGACTGAGGCGCCTGAAACTGCGGATGACATTACGGATATATCCGAAGATATGGAAGAAATAAAAAAGATGGATCAAAAAATAGATAATATGACAGAGATGTCTGAAAATATTGATAAAGTAAAAGAAATGGATGAAAATATGAACAATATGACCGGAATGGAATGGAAAAATAATAATTCAAATGTATCAATAATTACAGTCACCAATGTGTTTACCAATGTAATTAATATTACTCAAATTGGATTAAACTAATGAAGTGTTTTAGTATTTCCTCTTTCCTTTTTCCTTTTTTTCATGCAAAGTGAGAAAAGTTTAACTGCATTGAAATAAATTCTTTTTCAATTGTTAGAGACAACAAAATATTTGCTTTTGGCTTCTTGCTGTTATAAAGAGCTTTTAAAATTACATTCATTCACAAAAATCGTTACACTTTTCAAAGAGGCAGTTCATTTGATAATCCATATTGCATACTTCTTTGTCTCGGGTTAGTGAGTTGAGTGTAAGTTTTTACATAAGAGCCTATAATTGAAAACAACTTCTTTTATACGGGGGACGCCAGGCGAGAAAAGAGCTGGTATATGAACAAGGTGGCCGTATTCTTCGCCTTGATAGGCACTGATTGAAAAAAGAATATTTCTATTTTTTGCCGGAAGTTCTCATTTTCCGGGGTATCTATGTTTAAGCTTTAGCAGAGCAAATATAAATAGAACTTCGTAATATTATTTATTATGATAAACGTCGATTATATCAAAACCTGGAAAGAGGTTATGAAAAGCCCGTCTCATTTTTACAGCGAAATGCCGAAGACAGGAGGATACTTTTATCCTATTGTTTTTGCAATAGGCAGTGTAGCCATAATGTTATTTTGTGTATTGCTTATTTATCCCCTTATTTTCCCTGAAATAGGTAACACCATAAAATTAACTTATATGGAGATATCTCTGATCGTAATATTTCTTTTTGTGATGTATATTCTTGGCCTTCTTATGAACTCTGCCATACTTTATATTACTTATAAAATTCTTGGGGGAAAGGGAAGTTATGAAGGTACTGTAGGGGTCGTATGTTATGCAACTGCTGCACTTGTACTTGCCTGGATACCTCTTATTGGCTTGATTTTCGGGTTTTATCAGACTTATCTCTATCTTGTGGGAGGTAAGTTCATACATGGTATGGGCATATTCAGATCTGCAATAGCTTTAATTATGTCCTTGTTACTGGTTTTTGTTTTTGCAGGGCTTGTCTCTATGAGTGTCTTTGCTTAACCGTGCTTTCGATTGCAGAATCATTTCCGAGGATCAGTTCCGAAGCTTTCAGGTTTTGTAATTCCTTCAACTTTCCCCTCTTTTTATTTCATTCCGACACTCTAATACATCCTTTCACGGTTAGGGTATCTTTCCCGGCAGCATTCGTTGCCGTCAGGCTGACGGTGTATTCCCCTGCCTTCCTGAACGTATGGGTTGCAGTTTGAGCGTGTTTTGATTGAATGCCGTCTCCGAAGTCCCAGTACCAGCTTGTGGGTGTGCCTCCGGTACTGGTGTCGGTGAACAGTACCGTTAATGGGGATTTACCGGATGTCGCGTTAGCAGTGAAAGAAGCCTGGGGTTTTATGGGTTCGGCTGAAAGGTCGTACATGTAAATAGCACTCTGGTTGGTACGCCTATCCTGCCAAACTATCCTGTTCCCATAAATAGCAGGACTGGATGCTGATCCGTTTGTGGAAATACGAGTTTCATTGGCAGTGGACATATCGTACATGTAAATGTCACTCATACAATTGCGTTCATCTCTCCACACTACCCTGTCCCCATAGATGTCAGGATCAAACGGATCTGACGGAGAGTTAACACCACTCACTTCATTAGTGGAGAGGTCATATATGACAATGCAGTAATAATTAGCGCCATATTCGTGAGATACTAATTTGTCTCCATATATCACACAGCCATATGAGTACCATGTTTCAAATTTTGTCTTGTTACCGGTGGATACATTGTACATCCATATAGGACCACTATCCCCGAAAAATCCGCTGTCGTTGGCCCACACTATTCTATCCTCATAGATATCAGGACTTCCATAATGACATCCATAGTTACTGATTTGGGTCCGGGTGAATGTAGACAGATCATACATATGGACTTTATAAGTTCTATTCTTAGGGTTTTCGTTGTCGATATATTCCTGCCATACTGTTACATTACCGTAAATAGCAGGCTTACTCCCCGTCCTGTAGTTACTATCACCTGTTACATTCTCGGTAATCAGAAATTTTCCACCGGTTGATATGTTGTAAACACAAAGATTGGGGTTTTCAGTGCTGTTATCCAGCCACACAACTTTGTCCCCATAGACGGCAGGGTGACTTGTTGAAGACGAGTTAAGTTCGGTGTCAGTTTTATTGCTTATGTCATAAAGATGAATACTACCGTTTGATGACCACACTACTCTGTCGCCATAAATATCAGGCTCATGTCCGGCCCCAAGTCGGTTTTCCTGTCCGGCTGATGCAACTGTCGGGACCAGAATCAAAGAAACAAAAATCAAAAAAACAAAAGCTAAAGGTATCAAAAAGAGTTTACTTTTCACTCATTTCCCCCCGAATTAAATCTAAAGCAGCGACTCACTCTGCTTTTCATTTTCGCATTTTCATTACTATAAATCAGGGGAGCTAAAAATATAAACCAATCTTTATAAAATAAATTTCCAGGGGAAGTTTAAGGGAAAGTTTAAAGGGAAGTTTAAAGGGAATTTCAATTTCTACAGCAACTCTTCAGCCGTTTGCGGGCGATTCAAGAGAACTGTGTCCACAAACTTCCTTCATATTATTTTTTCACGTGGGCGGGCTTTGAACTCCACAGATCAAATATAAATAGAACTTCACAATATTATTTATTATGATTAATCTTGATTATATCGGAACCTGGAAAGAGGTTATGAAAAGTCCCTCTCATTTTTACAGCAAAATGCCAAGGACCGGAGGATACGCTGCCCCTATCCTTTTTGCAGTAGTTAATGTTGCCATATACTCGCTTTTTTACCTGCTTTTTAATCCCGGAGCATACGATATCGGCGGCTTCAGTTCTCCAATGATATTTGCAGTCGCGCTTCTGGCACCTGTAGTCGGTGTTGTTGCTCTCTTCCTTGATGCTACACTGATTCACATTATTCAAAAAGTTTTTGGGGGAAAGGGGAATTACGAAGGTACCTTAAGGTTCGTATTTTATGCATCTGCTGCGACCTCTCTCCTCTGGATTCCTCTTGCAGGCGGGATTTTCGGAGTTTACCAGCTATATCTCTACGTTGTGGGCGGCAGGGTTGTGCATGAAGTAAGCCTTGAAAGGTCTGCTCTGGCTGTGTTTCTGTCCATTTTGCTGGTTATTGTATTCATAATGCTGGTTTCTTCGAGTGGCTTTGTCTAACTCTGTTATTGACATTGTTACCGGTTCTGTTATTAATTGTGAACTTTTGTCTGTAATCCGGTGATAGCACTGTCGAACACCTGCCGTTCAGAGTAAAATACTCAAAATTGAATCCGGACCGAAGTAAGGGCGGGAATTGAGAGTTCGCAGAACCTGGAGGTTACCGTCTTTTCATGATTTACGGCTCTCGATTCCCTGCTTCTTATTTTTTGATCTTTCTTATTTTTTGATCATTTCCTTGACTTTCTTAGTATTTTCGATGGATTTTTTCTTTAGCTCGATCATCTTTTCCATTTTATCTATTTTTATCTCCATCCACTGTATTTTCATATCCATTTTCATTAACATAACTTCTTTTTTCTGATCTTCAGTCAGAAGCTCCCAGAGCTCGAACATTCCGTGATGCATCTGGGCTTTTCCTGCCATTTCTTCTACCATAAAATTACCCCCGTTACAATGGTATCCATTTTACT containing:
- a CDS encoding indolepyruvate oxidoreductase subunit beta → MKYDILIAGVGGQGVVLASRMLALAAMKAGFRVSTAETIGMSQREGSVSSHIRIGDEISGSLIPAGQADLLIGLEPAETVRNLPFLKKGGKILSNSHAIAPASKPPGSPEYAPEALLAFLKALIPDMLCLDFTRLAEEAGTYRAANVAMLGAAAGAGMLPFSKETILSVLETEIPEKHRAVNRAAFEGAIEKIKPGTLIGNRR
- a CDS encoding YIP1 family protein, which codes for MINLDYIGTWKEVMKSPSHFYSKMPRTGGYAAPILFAVVNVAIYSLFYLLFNPGAYDIGGFSSPMIFAVALLAPVVGVVALFLDATLIHIIQKVFGGKGNYEGTLRFVFYASAATSLLWIPLAGGIFGVYQLYLYVVGGRVVHEVSLERSALAVFLSILLVIVFIMLVSSSGFV
- a CDS encoding phenylacetate--CoA ligase family protein: MYEASLDSELDPEVQLYHPKISEEDTLAKLKSLLKRAVEGSPFYQKKFKEANVDIEKIQSLEDLKLLPFTHKEELRDAYPLGLQAVPDSEVVRIHSSSGTTGKPVIIPYTRKDVDVWAEQMMRCYMLAGLTNQDRIQITPGYGLWTAGIGFQLGAERLGAMAIPTGPGNTEKQLEMFVDLKSTALASTSSYALLLAEEIEKRGLKDRIHLKVGVIGSERWSGKMRSRIETELGVETFDIYGLTEIYGPGIALDCSYHEGMHYWSDHLLFEIIDPITCEQLPDGTLGELVITTLTKEGAPLIRYRTRDLTRIIPGLCKCGCPFPRIDRILGRSDDRIKFKAVNIYPGQIEDIIHRVPGVSSEYQILLTRKDGRDSMTFRVEIEGAEDPEIKAKTEKALGKAFKDFIGVTVDIVGVIIGELPRSMKKTKRVIDEREL
- a CDS encoding PKD domain-containing protein translates to MKSKLFLIPLAFVFLIFVSLILVPTVASAGQENRLGAGHEPDIYGDRVVWSSNGSIHLYDISNKTDTELNSSSTSHPAVYGDKVVWLDNSTENPNLCVYNISTGGKFLITENVTGDSNYRTGSKPAIYGNVTVWQEYIDNENPKNRTYKVHMYDLSTFTRTQISNYGCHYGSPDIYEDRIVWANDSGFFGDSGPIWMYNVSTGNKTKFETWYSYGCVIYGDKLVSHEYGANYYCIVIYDLSTNEVSGVNSPSDPFDPDIYGDRVVWRDERNCMSDIYMYDMSTANETRISTNGSASSPAIYGNRIVWQDRRTNQSAIYMYDLSAEPIKPQASFTANATSGKSPLTVLFTDTSTGGTPTSWYWDFGDGIQSKHAQTATHTFRKAGEYTVSLTATNAAGKDTLTVKGCIRVSE
- a CDS encoding STARP antigen — encoded protein: MKIKVIVYLLAICIIFSAVPVQAQTNTIENTNNTYLTVTEDTDKTFMCNITGNAFVVGTSGNITENMTENVTDNQTENTIRNPIETQTSNATGKTENVTNLMTCNVTGKLAIIKDMLNMTENVVMLGKIDDMPGKVVIIGKMDKTEADEKVVNITGMEGKVDYMTVLMKGNMNGTIKCNMTENVASMTENTSSMTVLMKGNMTGIITGDLNKKVIKIKNSGNTAGTTENMIDMTKMVGNMSATAEPMKYNITGNMILIKNTNNMTEAPETADDITDISEDMEEIKKMDQKIDNMTEMSENIDKVKEMDENMNNMTGMEWKNNNSNVSIITVTNVFTNVINITQIGLN
- a CDS encoding YIP1 family protein, yielding MINVDYIKTWKEVMKSPSHFYSEMPKTGGYFYPIVFAIGSVAIMLFCVLLIYPLIFPEIGNTIKLTYMEISLIVIFLFVMYILGLLMNSAILYITYKILGGKGSYEGTVGVVCYATAALVLAWIPLIGLIFGFYQTYLYLVGGKFIHGMGIFRSAIALIMSLLLVFVFAGLVSMSVFA
- the iorA gene encoding indolepyruvate ferredoxin oxidoreductase subunit alpha; translated protein: MTEKKLLMGNEAIALGAIEAGVQVVTGYPGTPSTEALETVVRYADRCGIYTEWSSNEKVALETAVGAAYSGAKALVTMKQVGLNVASDPLMSLSYIGVKGALVLLVADDPGPHSSQTEQDTRVFGHFANIPVLDPANPQEAYELTKLAFELSHEFEVPVILRTTTRVSHSCEDVELAVAEPAPVEASCEGFVKDRRWTIFPRLTTERHPWLENVQVQLSERFSELPYNSVSGSGKIGIIASGVSALYVKEAVKGFEGLFTLFRVGTVHPFPEQAALSFLKGVEKLIVVEELDPYLEEQALQLIGKAHLPVDVYGKKNGFFPVGGEYNVDIVIDGINKVLSKLGEPSRLSHASPAVLREELPPLPVRAPTLCAGCMHRTVFYAFKQAAKQLKKDSQVETIFSGDIGCYTLGNAFPLNMVETCLCMGAGMSIAGGLSRTNSEVKQVAFIGDSTFFHSGIPAVINAVYNGADVTLAVLDNRTTAMTGHQPHPGIGVTVLGNPSKAIDIAGVIRSCGIGSVRTVETVNLEGCIEAAKEAMEFKGPSAIVFKGNCVGITKSGIKLTIDTESCTGCGFCIKQLGCPAIFLPPGEEKPFILDSCNGCGLCAQICPSESISEDGVKK